The sequence GATGATGGTTTTGGCGATCTGGGTAATGGTGAATGCAGCGAAAGCTACGAACTTTTTGATCGGCCTTGGCATTTGGTGATGGCCTGGAAGAACCCATCGAAGATCTTGATGAACCGGGTCGAGCAGATTGAGTGTGGGTTGAGGCTGATGGTTCCGGCACTGGTGGCTCGAGCCAGGGATGCACAGATGGTGTTCATAGAAAGTCTTGCGAAGAACTGGGTTGAGTGCGACGGAGGGAACAAGGAGGCGGCGAAGGCTGTGGTAGCAGAGCCCATGGAAGCACAAATGGATGAGGTGGTCAGCGTTTTTTTGGATGCTAATCGGCTCAGGAGAAGCGTGATATCGGAGATAATTGGCGCCGCCAATGTCTATCAGGCTGCTCTGTTTCTTGAAGGGCTTTCCCAATTTCTTGTTGGGTTCAAGGATTCTGAATTGCTTGGAGAATTTCAACGCTGCAAAACACCTCTGAGTAGGCAAACTCGCCTGGCAATTTGATATGCGATGTGGGTTTGATGGGATGGCATCGAATTGGTGGTTTTGTTTGTTACTTCATTTTCTCTGCTTTTCTTAGCTCAAACTAGAGCAGAGTAGAACAACCGCAGAAATAACTCCACTGTTTCAGCCAATTACAGTTTCAGGttgcaattaatattttttctctttttgggttaaaaaattTTTTGCTTCTCTCGATAGTATTTGTGAATGTCAATGGTTGATATATGGGAAATTTTACTGAATCTACCATGTAACTTGTCGgcttgttaattttgttttagatTATAGCCTAGACCGGTCATGATGCATTTTGGCAACGTTCGTTTTTTTCTTGCATCAAAGTAGCCCTTGCGTTAAGTAGCTCTCTctattcaataaaatttaatgggGGGTTTAGATTATTTGACATAATTATCAATCTGTGAAGTTAAATTCCTGTAGGTAATTTTCCCTCTCCTGCAAAGAATGTCATCTCTCAACTGAATAGGGACAATCTTGAGAGAGAGCCCATTTCAAACGGAAGTAGAAAATATTCCATACTCTTTTTGACAAAGGAATCCAATTAATGAACTAAAAAGAGACATTGGTACtagtgtttattttattattatttttttttttttttattgtgtctcgtattattgttggtgataaATAGGTTTGCTTTATTACGATGATTTTGTGAACGGTGTCGAGCAATTGCCTTTATGAAATATGTGGTTTAGAAAGTTTAGGGAGGCGTAGTTGCTAAATGCATAGTTCAATGTCAATTTGCAACTTCAGCAATAGTTTATAGGGCACTGCTATAAATAATCctaactactaataataaattgCACGTAAAAAATGTGAATGTAATGTAAGGAATGACTACATCAAATTGTAGAGAATTTTCAATACGAAACTTGGGTAAAAAGCTTAGAACTAAAACAAATTGAATGAGGAAATCTAGctaatttttggttttagaGAAAAGGAAGAGTCGCCTTCTACTATTTGAAAATGGATCTTTTATAGGCTGAGGCTTCGCAGATgggctaattatttattttttttccttaaccaAATATTGTCACTTTTAAGATTGTAGGTTCCCTTTTCtatagtttaaaaatatataatatttgtgatccaaaaactaaagaaataaaCAGTCATCAACAATAGAGAAATTTTGTTATTGGAAGTGTAAAAATATGCTTACTTAAAAAAGGGACATAGTGATTCATGCCTCTCAACatacatataaacatatttataaaataaggtataattctataataaatataaacctACTTATAAAAAAGGATATGTATCTACTAGTGTTTTAAAAGGTGGAAAAAAGAACCGTCTAGGAACATGATGCTTTTAGATAACGTTTCACATAGTAGTAAGGCTTATAAAAACCCCGGTCGATGCAATGTTGATAGCCTAATGCCCGCCTAGGTGCTAAAAGGTGAGAGCCTTTTTGaacgaagtttttttttttcaagattattttttaaaaaatattaaaaaacaattaataagaaattaaaaaataaaaaaaaaataaaaaatactgttaaaaaatggaaacttttttaagattaagttttttttcttaaacaaaaaaaaaaacataatatataaggattaaggaattagagaaaatttaaccaaaaaaaggaaaaaatgaaataaaataaagaaatgctCAAGTTGAAATTAGGGAGCCTgatgaaaataattttgtattggATGGCATGAAAAATGAGTTAGATAAACATGTAGATATTGAATTGgaatctaataaaaaattagacaagagttagattatggtaataactaaagtatatattaatttaggaATTATTAGGTACTTAtaggtttgtaatatatatgttttgaaactaATATGTTGTCAAAAACGTTGAAAAcatgaattttcataaatatattatgatCAATTACATGCTAATTCATGTTTattgtacaaatataatataaacttatatatattttgacatttaaaatatgaattattttatttatttaatagtattataataactaaaataataatataattgtgaaaTGCCTTTTTACGCCTGGGTTCCGTCTAAACATATCTAGGCTCCACCTAAGTACACTTAGACTACTAAGACTTAAGGTTTGACATTGTCGTCTTACAGCGCTTTACGTCTTTTAGAACAATATCTATGATCAATATTTAGTAATATAAAATCAACGACTAAATTAAACTAACctctcaatttaaaataataaaaaactctaATTAAGTGTAATAATTAactctatttaaaataataaaaaactcttcttctttttttctctctccttttggtttttttccctttcccttttttttattttttttatttttatgttcatcctatttttaattatatgtattatacacaaaaatacaaatactaaaaaaaaaaaaataaaaataaaaaagggttgAGTCCACCCTAGCCCCTTAACAACTTGAAATTCTTCCAATTGAAGAATGTTGTCCTTTTGTATAGAACAATTATAGTCATTTTAATTTGAAGTCATATCATGGCCATAAATAACCACCTAACGTTTTCCActgttcaaaaatttattttattttatttttccaaaaaagatCTTAGTCTTTAAGGAAAGGATTTATGTAACTATTACAAGTGGTACAAAAGGTCACCcataatgaaattattttttttgtaagatCATATGTTTTACCTAGTTTAATTCTTGATTGTTTAGTTTAGGTTGCACTGGTTATTACAATATTACAAAGAAGATATGGTATAATTATTACATGTAAGTTTTCCCTTCAGTTACTctttcattttctaaatttaatattattataacataataataaatattgggTTATAGTGACCCAAACAACATGTTTATAGTGtaacattttctaaatttaatattattataacataataataaatatttgggtTATAGTGACCCAAACAACATGTTTATAGTAACCCATCGGATCTTTACACCAGAAAAAACCTTTTCATCGTAATCCAATTAAGGGACCTTTTTACATGGCTAGACTTTTTCCTCTcaagtttttctctttgtagtacattttaaaaaaaaaaaaaaaaatcaatataaaatgtcTTCATGCACTTTCGTACTACCTAAATTACCTCCAAAATTACACTCATTCTAAAACACAAAATGCAGCCTCtttgttcattaaaaaaaaaaaaaaaatgcagccCCTTTTGAAGGtaaaaaatgctaaaaaaaaaaaaaaatgcagctcACCATCCTCAAACAAAATCATAGAACAAACAATTGGGAGGTTTGATTTGAATCatataaaaactttatttggtTTGAAAAGAAATGAACTATCTTCGATGAATATGCCCTACTTTATGCTTGAAACAAGTATAGACCCTAATttctatattcttttattttgtggGCTTGGTATTATTTTAGGTTTTAAAGGAGGTTTTTGGTTTTCTACAATTCCTACGATGGGGGTAAGCAATTTGGCTATGGTTTTATGAAGAGCTATTTTAGTTTTCCCCTTTTCTGGTTCATATCTAAGAAGTTCCATTCAAAATGGAACACCCACAAGGTACTCAACTGCACATATTCAAACAATTGATACAATGTTCGGCTCCATTCCACCAAGCACCATAGGAGTTATTTAGATGTATACTACCAACCTTCATATTGGTGTTCATATGCATTCAACTGAATATTCCATGGTTGATCCATTTTCAACAACTGACCTCGTAATTGATTTTATAGTCTGGTGTG comes from Ziziphus jujuba cultivar Dongzao chromosome 6, ASM3175591v1 and encodes:
- the LOC107434188 gene encoding protein INAPERTURATE POLLEN1, which translates into the protein MLKAVGLFGRKKTTRPFKDYYTDWFNTLNNSLLPLLRSSMDDAFLPQLSIHVEMIHSHFQSYYEALDLAASDDVTQLLYPDWRNSLEKPFLWLGDFHPYLFTNLLRSFLDDGDENEDDDDGFGDLGNGECSESYELFDRPWHLVMAWKNPSKILMNRVEQIECGLRLMVPALVARARDAQMVFIESLAKNWVECDGGNKEAAKAVVAEPMEAQMDEVVSVFLDANRLRRSVISEIIGAANVYQAALFLEGLSQFLVGFKDSELLGEFQRCKTPLSRQTRLAI